From Oncorhynchus keta strain PuntledgeMale-10-30-2019 chromosome 25, Oket_V2, whole genome shotgun sequence, one genomic window encodes:
- the LOC118357833 gene encoding natterin-3-like, with amino-acid sequence MDNFEFVEWIEEEYGAVPHHTVKTCPDVEIYVGKNKYSLGKVVTQHKAFFLPLEGDDYWYKSYQANDQIELFNHPLEALQFVRVTNLECSSVEKTVLLEKTSTVEKTWDIVWESHNSSTTMTAKVPILSSGTMDFTKQQAVSFSVSTTMVESISHSISVELLVPPNHSCTVQMEDRKMTADIPFTGRLSQTYHNGDSHWTTITGTCEGGEINAAVERCQPVPDAIPCYPDVTDY; translated from the exons ATGGACAACTTTGAGTTTGTGGAGTGGATCGAGGAGGAATACGGTGCTGTCCCTCATCATACTGTCAAGACCTGCCCAGACGTTGAGATATATGTCGGCAAGAACAAATACAGTCTGGGAAAGGTTGTGACCCAACATAAAGCCTTTTTCCTGCCCTTGGAGGGTGATGACTACTGGTACAAGAGCTACCAG GCCAACGACCAGATCGAGCTGTTCAACCACCCTCTTGAGGCCTTGCAGTTCGTCAGGGTCACCAACCTGGAGTGCAGCAGTGTAGAGAAGACGGTCTTGCTGGAGAAGACCAGCACTGTTGAGAAGACCTGGGACATTGTCTGGGAAAGCCACAACAGTTCCACCACCATGACAGCCAAGGTGCCCATCCTCAGTTCAGGCACCATGGACTTCACCAAGCAGCAGGCCGTGAGCTTTTCAGTGAGTACCACCATGGTGGAGTCCATCAGCCACTCCATCTCTGTGGAGCTGTTGGTCCCTCCCAACCACTCCTGTACCGTGCAGATGGAGGACAGGAAGATGACAGCTGACATCCCCTTCACGGGTAGACTGAGCCAGACCTACCATAATGGAGACAGCCACTGGACCACCATCACAGGGACTTGTGAGGGTGGGGAGATTAATGCTGCCGTAGAGAGATGCCAGCCTGTCCCTGATGCCATCCCCTGCTACCCTGATGTGACAGACTACTGA